A genomic window from Lentibacter algarum includes:
- the gap gene encoding type I glyceraldehyde-3-phosphate dehydrogenase: protein MTITVGINGFGRIGRCTLSHIAASGRDDVRVVKVNATGPLETAAHLIKYDSVHGRFPNDVKIGDGMMDLGAGEMQMFSTYNMDELDWSGVDVVMECTGNFNDGEKAKAHLARGAKKVLLSAPGKNVDRTIVYGVNNEALEASHTMVSNGSCTTNCLAPVAKVLNDAVGIESGIMTTIHAYTGDQPTLDRRHKDLYRARAAAMSMIPTSTGAAKALGEVLPELAGKLDGSAIRVPTPNVSAVDLTFTASKDVTVADINEIVRAAAEGPMKGVLGYEEAPLVSTDFNHTEESSIFAPAQTKVVGGRLVRVLAWYDNEWGFSCRMADVAAMMGRL from the coding sequence ATGACCATTACGGTAGGCATCAACGGGTTTGGCCGCATCGGCCGCTGCACGCTTTCACATATTGCCGCTTCAGGCCGCGACGACGTTCGCGTTGTTAAGGTTAACGCAACAGGCCCGCTTGAGACAGCTGCGCATCTGATCAAGTACGACAGCGTACATGGACGCTTTCCCAATGACGTAAAAATCGGCGATGGCATGATGGATCTCGGCGCCGGCGAGATGCAGATGTTCTCAACATACAACATGGACGAGCTAGACTGGTCAGGTGTGGATGTTGTTATGGAATGCACAGGCAACTTCAATGACGGCGAAAAAGCCAAAGCGCACCTCGCACGCGGTGCCAAGAAAGTTCTGCTCTCAGCTCCTGGAAAGAACGTAGATCGTACAATTGTGTATGGCGTGAACAATGAGGCGCTCGAAGCGTCTCATACCATGGTTTCAAACGGCTCATGCACAACCAATTGCCTCGCGCCAGTGGCCAAAGTCTTGAACGACGCTGTAGGCATCGAGAGTGGTATTATGACGACGATCCACGCCTATACTGGCGATCAGCCCACGCTCGACCGACGCCACAAAGACCTTTATCGTGCGCGCGCAGCAGCGATGAGCATGATTCCGACATCAACAGGCGCTGCAAAAGCACTCGGCGAAGTCCTTCCCGAGCTTGCTGGCAAACTTGATGGTTCGGCCATTCGCGTTCCAACGCCCAATGTCAGCGCCGTTGACTTGACCTTTACTGCGAGCAAAGACGTAACCGTTGCCGACATCAACGAAATTGTGCGTGCAGCAGCGGAAGGCCCTATGAAAGGCGTCCTCGGCTATGAAGAGGCACCGCTGGTTTCTACAGATTTCAACCACACTGAAGAGAGCTCAATCTTCGCGCCTGCGCAGACAAAAGTGGTCGGCGGCCGCCTTGTTCGCGTTTTGGCGTGGTATGATAATGAATGGGGTTTCAGCTGCCGGATGGCAGACGTTGCAGCGATGATGGGCCGCCTCTAA
- the coaD gene encoding pantetheine-phosphate adenylyltransferase, giving the protein MRIGLYPGTFDPVTLGHLDIIKRGAALVDRLVIGVAINRDKGPLFSLEERVEMIEAECAELSRKTGTEIVVHPFENLLIDCAKDVGAQIIVRGLRAVADFEYEYQMVGMNRSLDDSVETVFLMAEARHQAIASKLVKEIARLDGDISKFVPPLVRERVLSRMGKA; this is encoded by the coding sequence ATGCGCATCGGTCTATATCCTGGAACTTTTGACCCAGTTACTTTGGGGCATCTTGATATTATCAAACGTGGGGCGGCACTCGTTGACCGTCTTGTAATTGGTGTTGCGATCAACCGGGACAAAGGACCGCTGTTTTCTCTTGAAGAGCGTGTCGAGATGATCGAAGCGGAATGCGCGGAGCTGTCACGCAAGACGGGGACAGAGATAGTCGTACATCCGTTTGAAAACCTGTTGATTGATTGCGCGAAAGACGTTGGTGCCCAAATCATTGTACGTGGGTTGCGTGCTGTCGCCGACTTTGAATACGAATATCAAATGGTGGGTATGAACCGTTCTTTGGACGATTCTGTTGAAACAGTGTTTCTCATGGCTGAGGCCCGTCATCAGGCGATTGCCTCAAAACTTGTAAAAGAGATTGCGCGACTTGATGGTGACATCTCAAAATTTGTTCCGCCGTTGGTGCGGGAACGGGTATTGTCACGTATGGGTAAGGCCTGA
- a CDS encoding CBS domain-containing protein yields MLVQQILKSKGDGSVITISAGTLISEAAHVLAERRIGGLIVSDDGKKVEGILSERDIVRSLALRGAVCLEETVGDLMTRNPVCCSKEETTDSVLQKMTNGRFRHMPVTEEGVLIGIITIGDAVKARLEELSMEKEALQGMIMGH; encoded by the coding sequence ATGCTCGTGCAACAGATCCTCAAATCAAAGGGCGATGGCTCGGTGATTACAATTTCGGCTGGTACATTGATATCTGAAGCAGCGCATGTGCTCGCTGAACGCCGAATTGGCGGCCTTATTGTCTCGGATGACGGCAAGAAAGTGGAGGGAATCCTTTCAGAGCGAGATATTGTGCGCAGCCTTGCTTTGAGGGGCGCTGTCTGTCTGGAGGAGACTGTTGGTGACCTAATGACGCGCAATCCAGTGTGCTGCAGCAAAGAAGAGACCACTGACTCTGTTTTGCAGAAAATGACCAACGGGCGCTTTCGCCATATGCCCGTTACAGAAGAAGGCGTGCTTATTGGTATCATTACAATCGGTGATGCGGTCAAGGCGCGGCTAGAAGAGCTTTCCATGGAAAAAGAAGCGCTTCAGGGCATGATTATGGGGCATTGA
- a CDS encoding DUF808 domain-containing protein, whose product MSGLLALLDDVAAIAKVAAASVDDVMAQATKAGAKAAGAVIDDAAVTPKYVHGFSADRELPIIWRIARGSMINKLVFLLPAGLALSNFAPWAIPPLLMMGGAYLCFEGAEKIAHSFGLVEHHHSDAEESHDDPAHLEEERAKGAIKTDFILSAEIMTIALAAIPTSTFWMEAFTLAAVAVMITVAVYGSVALIVKADDVGLFMANRGRFSLTRRLGEGIVKVMPKFLWLLTIVGTAAMLWVGGSIIVHALHELGVHSPYEAIKGLASALASAIGGPVDALKWLFTAAIDGILGLTLGLILIPIGLKVVTPLWQAVFRKNLQS is encoded by the coding sequence ATGAGTGGTTTGTTAGCTTTGCTGGATGATGTCGCTGCGATTGCGAAAGTGGCGGCTGCGTCCGTTGACGACGTGATGGCACAAGCCACGAAAGCAGGCGCAAAGGCTGCAGGTGCCGTGATCGACGATGCTGCCGTCACGCCAAAATATGTTCATGGCTTCTCTGCAGATCGGGAGCTGCCGATTATCTGGCGTATTGCGCGCGGCTCGATGATCAACAAGCTCGTCTTCCTGTTGCCCGCAGGTTTGGCGCTTAGCAATTTTGCGCCTTGGGCTATTCCTCCACTCCTGATGATGGGCGGCGCATATCTTTGTTTTGAGGGTGCGGAAAAAATTGCTCACAGTTTTGGGCTGGTCGAGCATCATCATTCGGATGCGGAAGAAAGCCATGATGACCCTGCACATCTTGAAGAAGAGCGCGCAAAAGGGGCGATCAAAACGGATTTCATTCTCTCTGCGGAGATTATGACAATCGCTTTGGCCGCGATTCCCACTAGCACCTTTTGGATGGAGGCCTTTACGCTGGCGGCAGTGGCGGTGATGATTACGGTGGCCGTTTACGGCTCGGTCGCCTTGATCGTCAAAGCAGACGATGTCGGGCTTTTCATGGCAAATCGTGGCCGTTTCAGTCTCACACGCCGTTTAGGCGAGGGGATAGTGAAAGTGATGCCAAAGTTTCTTTGGTTGCTCACAATAGTTGGGACAGCTGCGATGCTCTGGGTTGGGGGCTCAATCATTGTGCATGCGCTGCATGAGCTTGGGGTACACAGCCCCTATGAGGCCATTAAAGGCTTAGCCAGCGCGCTTGCCTCAGCTATTGGCGGACCTGTCGATGCTCTGAAATGGCTTTTTACGGCAGCGATTGATGGGATTCTGGGGCTTACCTTGGGGCTTATACTCATCCCGATTGGATTGAAGGTTGTGACGCCGCTTTGGCAGGCTGTATTTCGCAAGAACCTGCAGAGCTAA